One window of the Carassius auratus strain Wakin chromosome 20, ASM336829v1, whole genome shotgun sequence genome contains the following:
- the LOC113121068 gene encoding RING finger protein 166, whose amino-acid sequence MDECLTVRTFVCLYCQEDGLDELDLRDHCNEHHASDSKHVVCAVCVQTPNGDPQYYSCNFIGHLNLRHCYYLDDITNLNQTDEMNIQCAILASYRDNY is encoded by the exons ATGGATGAATG tttaactgtGAGAACTTTTGTGTGTCTGTACTGCCAGGAGGATGGACTGGATGAACTCGATCTACGTGATCACTGCAATGAACATCATGCCAGTGACAGCAAACATGTG gtgtgtgcagtgtgtgtgcagacaccCAACGGTGATCCACAGTACTACAGCTGCAACTTCATTGGCCACCTCAACCTGCGTCACTGCTACTACCTGGACGATATAACT AATCTCAACCAGACTGATGAGATGAACATTCAGTGTGCAATTCTAGCATCATACAGAGACAATTATTAG